A window of Blattabacterium cuenoti contains these coding sequences:
- a CDS encoding M14 family zinc carboxypeptidase, giving the protein MSNIFSFLNIDAWLSNYYSIIMDHEINDSKVFRYFNLLKIIKKYKKICSISPIGRSIENRKIFKIKWGLGYYKVFIWSQMHGNETTGTKAMFDILHFFLKQNNTDLVKFLEQKLNIVFIPMLNPDGSEIFQRRNAINIDLNRDALQLQSPEIQVLFNEIKIHQPNILFNLHDQKSIYNIGDKIFNPSIISFLSPSIGKEHSIKIHLERKKAMGLISIIAKTMYNFLPQIGSIGRYSDQIYPTAVGDNFQNSGTSCILFEAGNYPGDLKKKIIRKYNALSILIGLYILATTKNLEQEAYFYSDIPENKIKLMDKIYRQILIEKNRQQFIFDIGINYIDKYNCVTYDIDLIPTIIDIGDLSHFFAYQDILCKGKRIVYKKGQKHLPKLGEIELFNIY; this is encoded by the coding sequence ATGAGTAACATATTTAGTTTTTTGAATATAGATGCTTGGTTATCTAATTATTATTCTATCATTATGGATCATGAAATCAATGATTCTAAAGTATTTCGATATTTTAATCTTTTAAAGATAATAAAAAAATATAAAAAAATTTGTTCTATAAGTCCAATTGGAAGATCTATAGAAAATAGAAAAATTTTTAAAATCAAATGGGGACTAGGATATTATAAAGTCTTTATTTGGTCACAAATGCATGGAAATGAAACAACTGGAACAAAAGCAATGTTTGATATTTTACATTTTTTTTTAAAACAAAACAATACCGATTTAGTAAAATTTTTAGAACAAAAATTAAATATTGTTTTTATTCCTATGTTAAATCCAGATGGATCTGAAATATTTCAAAGAAGAAATGCTATTAATATTGATTTAAATAGAGATGCCTTACAATTACAATCTCCTGAAATTCAAGTGTTATTTAATGAAATCAAAATTCATCAACCAAATATATTATTTAATTTACATGATCAAAAAAGTATTTATAATATTGGGGATAAAATATTTAATCCATCTATTATATCATTTTTATCTCCTTCAATTGGAAAAGAACATTCCATTAAAATACATTTAGAAAGAAAAAAAGCTATGGGATTGATTTCTATTATTGCAAAAACAATGTATAATTTTTTACCACAAATAGGATCTATAGGAAGATATTCTGATCAAATTTATCCTACAGCAGTAGGTGATAATTTTCAAAACAGTGGAACATCTTGTATTCTTTTTGAAGCTGGAAATTATCCTGGAGATTTGAAAAAAAAAATTATAAGAAAATATAATGCATTATCTATTTTAATAGGTTTGTATATACTTGCGACTACAAAAAATCTAGAACAAGAAGCATATTTTTATTCTGATATTCCTGAAAATAAAATCAAATTAATGGATAAAATTTATAGACAAATTTTAATTGAAAAAAACAGACAACAATTTATTTTTGATATAGGAATAAATTATATTGATAAGTATAATTGTGTTACATATGACATTGATTTAATCCCAACAATAATCGATATAGGTGATTTATCTCATTTTTTTGCATACCAAGATATTTTATGTAAAGGTAAACGTATTGTATACAAAAAAGGACAAAAACATTTACCAAAATTAGGAGAAAT
- a CDS encoding CPBP family intramembrane glutamic endopeptidase has product MKKLYKINYIESFILILQFCILNVINLIFKNFLISINIPKYIIFSILYIIPFLCLFAYIFYTNKKKNIYIDFSFKLSSYKIYTILFIIMLCIIICNNYFISLIPKNGPIIGNMHKEIEHFVIEESKNIITFFFITSILAPICEEILFRGIILHGMLKNNIHPVKAILFSSFLFGLTHMNPWQFISGFLIGSFIGFIYFINVSITDCIFLHIFNNVFASFMLLFMKNHEQIFYNFTSNYIILISCITIIILGCIFIFKNKRKWKILP; this is encoded by the coding sequence ATGAAAAAATTATATAAAATCAATTATATTGAATCTTTTATATTAATTTTACAATTTTGTATATTAAATGTTATTAATCTTATTTTTAAAAATTTCTTAATATCAATTAATATACCTAAATATATTATATTTTCAATATTATATATTATTCCATTTTTATGTTTATTTGCATATATTTTTTATACAAATAAAAAAAAAAATATATATATAGATTTTTCATTTAAACTTTCTTCATATAAAATTTATACTATATTATTTATTATAATGTTATGTATAATAATATGTAATAATTATTTTATTTCTTTAATTCCTAAAAATGGCCCTATTATAGGCAATATGCACAAAGAAATAGAACACTTTGTTATAGAAGAATCTAAAAATATAATTACTTTTTTTTTTATAACATCTATATTAGCGCCTATATGTGAAGAAATTCTATTTAGAGGAATTATTTTACATGGCATGTTAAAAAATAATATACATCCAGTCAAAGCAATTTTATTTTCTTCTTTTTTATTTGGATTAACTCATATGAATCCTTGGCAATTTATAAGTGGATTCTTAATTGGAAGTTTTATTGGATTTATTTACTTTATTAATGTTTCTATTACAGATTGTATATTCTTACATATATTTAATAATGTTTTTGCTTCATTCATGTTATTATTTATGAAAAATCATGAACAAATATTTTATAATTTTACTTCCAATTATATTAT